In the Candidatus Omnitrophota bacterium genome, one interval contains:
- a CDS encoding acyl carrier protein has translation MAIQSENIEKEMRSLVAEILEIQEDKIKPSMKFVEELGMDSMMALEILASAEKKYKIKIPEEHLTKVTTLKNLIEVVQNIMEKK, from the coding sequence AAAAAGAGATGCGCTCGCTTGTAGCTGAGATACTTGAGATACAAGAAGACAAGATAAAGCCGAGTATGAAATTTGTTGAGGAGCTCGGCATGGACTCTATGATGGCTCTTGAAATTCTTGCTTCGGCTGAGAAGAAATATAAGATTAAAATACCGGAAGAACATCTTACGAAAGTGACGACGCTTAAGAACCTGATCGAGGTAGTGCAGAATATCATGGAGAAGAAGTAA